From Candidatus Sphingomonas colombiensis, one genomic window encodes:
- a CDS encoding IS3 family transposase (programmed frameshift): MTKQRRFTKEFEDEAVRLVATSGRTQREVAEDLGVGLSTLVRWIGRRRDWLTEMPDQAPQADMASELKRLRRENEILRQERDILKRATAFFAGGKSMRFALVDQAKKDFPVHRLCQVLGVSQSGYFAWKDRPASRRQRDDMVMLAHVRSAFALSNGTYGSPRMTRELQDDGFAIGRRRTARLMRENGLRGRQKRRFKRTTDSEHSWPIAPNIIDQDFTATTPNQKWGVDISYVWTREGWLYLAVVIDLFSRRVIGWAVGDRLHRDLALAALRKALVMRRPPEGLIHHSDRGSQYCSVDYQTELRRHGIRISMSGKGNCYDNAMVETFFKTIKSELVWRTVFYTRDQAAQAIARYIDGFYNPVRRHSALDYISPAQFERTASR; the protein is encoded by the exons ATGACGAAGCAACGACGGTTTACAAAGGAATTCGAGGACGAGGCGGTCCGGCTGGTAGCGACCAGCGGGCGCACGCAGCGTGAGGTTGCGGAAGATTTGGGGGTCGGCCTGTCGACGCTGGTTCGGTGGATCGGCCGTCGTCGTGATTGGCTGACGGAGATGCCCGACCAGGCGCCGCAGGCAGATATGGCATCCGAGTTGAAGCGGCTCCGCCGGGAGAATGAGATCCTTCGGCAGGAGCGCGACATACTGAAGCGGGCGACCGCTTTTTTCGCC GGAGGGAAGTCGATGAGGTTTGCGCTCGTCGATCAGGCGAAGAAGGATTTCCCCGTACACCGCCTCTGCCAGGTGCTCGGCGTCAGCCAGAGCGGCTATTTCGCCTGGAAGGATCGTCCGGCCAGTCGGCGGCAACGTGATGACATGGTGATGCTGGCGCATGTCCGCTCGGCATTCGCGCTGTCGAACGGCACGTATGGCAGTCCGCGCATGACGCGCGAGTTGCAGGATGATGGCTTCGCCATCGGGCGACGGCGCACGGCGCGGCTGATGCGCGAGAACGGCCTGCGCGGTCGGCAGAAGCGTCGGTTCAAACGGACGACCGACAGCGAGCACAGCTGGCCGATCGCGCCGAACATCATCGACCAGGATTTTACGGCGACGACGCCCAACCAGAAATGGGGCGTGGACATCTCGTATGTCTGGACGCGGGAGGGATGGCTCTATCTGGCGGTGGTCATCGACCTCTTCTCCCGCCGCGTGATCGGCTGGGCCGTCGGCGACCGCCTGCATCGCGATCTGGCGCTGGCCGCGCTGCGCAAGGCCCTCGTTATGCGGCGTCCGCCCGAAGGGCTCATTCATCATTCGGACCGCGGCAGCCAATACTGCTCCGTGGACTACCAGACCGAGCTGCGCCGCCACGGCATCCGTATCTCCATGTCTGGAAAGGGAAATTGCTACGACAACGCGATGGTCGAGACGTTCTTCAAGACGATCAAATCCGAGCTCGTCTGGCGCACCGTCTTCTATACCCGTGACCAAGCCGCGCAGGCCATTGCCCGCTATATCGACGGCTTCTACAACCCGGTCCGGCGCCACTCCGCGCTCGACTACATCAGCCCCGCGCAGTTCGAACGAACCGCGTCACGCTGA
- a CDS encoding FAD-dependent oxidoreductase produces MDLTERRDLRGGRPCWIAPENAVISTDALPGHEVDIAIIGAGVMGAMLGERLARKGRSVLLLDRRPPAHGSTGASTALVMWGADVPLSHLARDIGYSEASRRWRRMFKAVSELAIQIEEGGIDCEWVERPELYLAGTLLDAAGLETEARTRRAVGLPSMFWTCFEKVESFPEVKGELDDEATTVYKGIRGRGGPAGSDQRAHAA; encoded by the coding sequence GTGGACCTGACTGAAAGGCGCGATCTCCGCGGCGGCCGTCCGTGTTGGATCGCACCGGAAAATGCCGTCATTTCGACAGACGCGCTACCCGGCCACGAGGTCGATATAGCGATTATTGGTGCAGGCGTGATGGGTGCGATGCTGGGTGAACGCTTGGCGCGGAAGGGGAGGAGCGTTCTTCTGCTTGATCGCCGACCGCCGGCTCACGGCAGCACGGGGGCGTCGACCGCGCTTGTGATGTGGGGCGCTGATGTCCCGCTTAGCCATCTCGCACGTGATATCGGCTATAGCGAAGCGTCGCGGCGCTGGCGACGCATGTTCAAAGCAGTCAGTGAGCTCGCTATCCAGATCGAGGAGGGCGGTATCGATTGCGAGTGGGTTGAACGCCCGGAGCTTTATCTCGCTGGCACACTGCTCGATGCGGCCGGGCTGGAAACGGAAGCCAGGACGCGCCGCGCCGTGGGGCTGCCGAGCATGTTTTGGACTTGCTTCGAAAAAGTGGAGAGTTTTCCTGAGGTGAAAGGCGAACTCGATGACGAAGCAACGACGGTTTACAAAGGAATTCGAGGACGAGGCGGTCCGGCTGGTAGCGACCAGCGGGCGCACGCAGCGTGA
- a CDS encoding divalent metal cation transporter produces MVKVDRRAAAMGLLMPAITGAGAVTAIVAIFGTTISPYLFFWQAAQEVEDLDQSDVREPLKKKRAQAPDAFHRIRWDTFAGMAVSNIVALAIILGTASTLHAAGKTDIQSAADAAQALKPVAGSLAFAIFSLGIIGTGMLAVPVLAGSSAYGVCEIGGWNASLEHRPMRAKAFYAVITIGMILGLAIDWSPINPMKALFWSAVINGVAAVPVLIGLMIVVSNRSIMGEFVASPPLKFFGWLTTGVMGVAAAAMVVFPG; encoded by the coding sequence ATGGTGAAAGTGGATCGGCGGGCGGCGGCGATGGGCCTTCTCATGCCGGCGATTACCGGAGCGGGGGCCGTCACCGCGATCGTCGCGATCTTTGGCACGACGATCAGTCCCTATCTCTTTTTCTGGCAGGCGGCGCAGGAGGTGGAGGATCTAGATCAGAGCGATGTGCGAGAGCCGCTGAAGAAAAAGCGCGCACAGGCGCCAGATGCGTTCCACCGTATCCGCTGGGACACTTTTGCCGGCATGGCGGTGTCCAACATCGTCGCGCTCGCAATCATTCTCGGGACCGCATCGACGCTGCACGCCGCTGGCAAGACCGATATCCAAAGCGCGGCCGACGCCGCGCAGGCTCTCAAGCCCGTGGCGGGAAGTCTGGCGTTCGCCATCTTCAGCCTGGGGATCATCGGCACTGGAATGCTGGCGGTGCCGGTTCTCGCGGGTTCCTCGGCCTATGGGGTTTGCGAGATCGGGGGCTGGAACGCGAGCCTGGAGCACAGGCCCATGCGGGCAAAAGCCTTTTATGCAGTGATCACGATCGGCATGATACTGGGCCTGGCAATCGACTGGTCGCCGATCAATCCGATGAAGGCATTGTTCTGGAGCGCGGTCATCAATGGCGTCGCGGCAGTGCCCGTTCTGATCGGTTTGATGATCGTCGTTTCCAATAGGAGCATCATGGGCGAGTTTGTCGCATCGCCGCCGCTCAAGTTTTTTGGCTGGCTTACGACCGGCGTGATGGGGGTGGCTGCCGCCGCGATGGTCGTCTTTCCCGGATAG
- a CDS encoding membrane-bound PQQ-dependent dehydrogenase, glucose/quinate/shikimate family, with protein MRLVAVRALGWIIAILGGFFATAGGVLVSLGGSPYYLIAGVALILSGALIGRGDPRGRSLYVLIWIGTLIWALWEVGPDGLQLIPRLVAPSVLLVAVLLTARGKEGGGEGRRALATAAVVIVAVVIAVPLLRSHRAAAKDAMALYPAVAPGEDVTNGDWTHYGGTLAGQRYSSLTQINPGNVARLKLAWTQRTGDLPDAAEAIEHKREYHSEATPIHIGDTLYTCTPHSIVEAIDATTGQTRWSWRDTTDRTGNSYLVCRGVSYFEAPAGTPCPRRIFAPTFDARLMALDAETGQPCQTFGKNGALDLRQNMGVSHPADQISTSPPVVANGRLIIGERIVDNVNRDIPSGVVRAYDPVSGDPIWAWDVGRSPDAIAPLPPGQDYTRGTPNVWGAMTADPASGLVYLGTGNASPDYWIGWRRPFDDRFGSAIVALEIATGKLRWVRQLVHRDMWDMDLPIGPSLFDYRAPDGRVIPALIQTTKMGQVYFLNRLDGAPIAPIEERSARQDGATPGLKVSPTQPWSIGLPSFTPPAPSERATWGATPIDQLLCRIDIRRAQGAGIYQPVGLKPIIGHPAFDGVTDWGGAAIDPVRQMFVVNTMEMPFKIWLMRRDDPRVGPLMKKKQGGENAREASLQTQYNTPYVAVVQAWIGVFGAPCSAPPWGKLTAVDLSTRKVKWDEILGTARDTGLFGTRLGVPLKTGVPNLGGAIITASGIAFIGATTDQYLRAYDLASGEVLWKARLPAGAQATPMTYLGRDGRQYVVITAGGHGALGTRYGDYTMAFALPSTASGSGE; from the coding sequence ATGCGATTGGTGGCAGTCCGCGCGCTTGGCTGGATCATTGCGATTCTTGGTGGTTTCTTCGCGACGGCGGGCGGCGTGCTCGTATCGCTGGGCGGATCGCCCTACTATCTCATCGCGGGAGTGGCACTGATCCTGAGCGGCGCGCTGATCGGGCGGGGCGATCCGCGCGGGCGCTCGCTTTATGTCTTGATATGGATCGGCACGTTGATCTGGGCGCTGTGGGAGGTCGGACCGGATGGCCTTCAGCTCATCCCCCGCCTTGTCGCGCCGAGTGTATTGCTGGTGGCCGTGTTGTTGACTGCGCGGGGCAAGGAAGGGGGCGGGGAGGGGCGACGCGCGCTCGCGACGGCCGCAGTGGTTATTGTCGCGGTCGTGATAGCGGTTCCGCTGCTGCGGAGTCATCGAGCGGCCGCGAAGGATGCGATGGCGCTATACCCGGCTGTAGCGCCGGGCGAGGACGTCACAAATGGTGACTGGACACATTATGGCGGCACGCTGGCGGGGCAGCGCTATTCCAGCCTCACACAAATCAATCCCGGGAATGTCGCCCGGTTGAAGCTTGCCTGGACCCAACGCACAGGTGATCTGCCCGACGCGGCCGAGGCGATAGAACACAAGCGCGAATATCATTCCGAAGCCACCCCGATCCATATCGGCGACACGCTTTATACCTGCACGCCGCATTCGATTGTCGAGGCGATCGATGCCACCACCGGCCAAACGAGATGGAGCTGGCGCGACACGACCGACCGGACTGGGAATTCCTATCTGGTCTGCCGAGGCGTTTCCTATTTCGAGGCGCCGGCGGGCACGCCCTGTCCGCGCCGCATCTTCGCCCCTACCTTTGATGCGCGACTGATGGCTCTGGATGCGGAGACCGGCCAGCCGTGCCAGACCTTCGGCAAGAATGGCGCGCTCGACCTCCGGCAGAATATGGGCGTCTCGCATCCGGCGGACCAGATCAGCACCTCGCCACCCGTCGTCGCAAATGGGCGGCTAATCATCGGCGAGCGGATCGTGGACAACGTCAATCGCGATATCCCCTCGGGCGTGGTGCGAGCTTATGATCCGGTCTCCGGCGATCCGATATGGGCGTGGGACGTCGGGCGGTCGCCGGACGCGATCGCGCCGCTACCGCCGGGCCAGGATTATACCCGCGGCACGCCGAACGTATGGGGCGCGATGACCGCTGACCCGGCCAGTGGCCTCGTCTATCTCGGTACCGGCAACGCCTCACCAGATTACTGGATCGGCTGGCGCCGGCCATTCGATGACCGTTTCGGCTCTGCGATCGTGGCGCTGGAAATCGCTACCGGTAAGCTGCGTTGGGTGCGTCAACTCGTTCACCGCGACATGTGGGACATGGATTTGCCAATCGGTCCGTCACTATTCGATTACCGCGCGCCCGACGGCCGTGTGATTCCGGCGTTGATCCAGACGACCAAGATGGGGCAGGTCTATTTTCTCAACCGGCTTGATGGCGCGCCGATCGCGCCGATCGAGGAGCGGTCGGCGCGACAGGACGGTGCGACGCCTGGTCTGAAGGTTTCGCCGACGCAACCATGGTCGATTGGGTTGCCCTCTTTCACGCCGCCTGCTCCGAGCGAACGCGCGACTTGGGGTGCGACACCGATCGACCAATTGCTGTGCCGTATCGACATCCGGCGAGCGCAGGGCGCAGGCATTTACCAGCCGGTCGGGCTGAAGCCGATCATCGGCCACCCAGCATTTGATGGCGTGACCGACTGGGGTGGGGCGGCGATCGATCCGGTGCGGCAGATGTTCGTCGTCAATACGATGGAGATGCCGTTCAAAATCTGGCTGATGCGTCGCGACGATCCGCGCGTCGGCCCGTTGATGAAGAAAAAGCAGGGAGGAGAGAATGCGCGGGAGGCATCGCTCCAGACGCAGTACAATACGCCTTATGTCGCGGTGGTTCAGGCGTGGATCGGCGTCTTCGGTGCCCCATGCAGCGCTCCGCCATGGGGCAAGCTGACCGCAGTGGACCTCAGTACGCGCAAGGTGAAATGGGACGAAATCTTAGGTACCGCGCGGGATACAGGGCTGTTCGGCACGCGGCTGGGCGTCCCGCTTAAGACCGGCGTGCCCAATCTCGGTGGCGCGATCATCACTGCGTCGGGCATCGCCTTTATCGGGGCGACGACCGATCAATATCTTCGAGCTTATGATCTCGCGAGTGGTGAGGTGCTGTGGAAGGCGCGCCTCCCAGCTGGAGCGCAGGCGACGCCGATGACCTATCTTGGACGCGATGGGCGCCAATATGTCGTCATCACAGCGGGTGGCCATGGCGCGCTTGGCACGCGCTATGGCGATTATACGATGGCTTTCGCGTTGCCATCTACTGCAAGCGGCAGCGGCGAGTGA